The Halostagnicola larsenii XH-48 region TACTCGGATCTGCGAATGCGCGATATCGGCGAGGAGATGGAGCTGACCCGGCAGGTCATCCACTACCACTACGACGGGAAATACGACCTGCTCTCGTCGTTTTTAGAGTACGTCATCGACCAGTACGAAGGCAGCGTCGAGGTGGAGGCGGACGCGGACCTCCGGACGGAACTCGACGCTCGCATCGACCAGTGTCTGTTCGGCCCGGAGTTCGGCGAGTTCACCCACTGGGACCGCATGAAAGTGTACCACGAACTCTACGCCCAGGCCCAGAACGACGACCAACACCGGGAGATTTTCAACGAACACTACGAGCGACTCCGCGGAAGCGTCGTCGAGGTCATCGAGGAGGGGATCGAACAGGGCGTCTTTCGCGATGTCGACGCTCGGCAGATGGGCCAACTCATCACCGACGTCATCCACGCCGCGCGCGGGCGACGAATCTCGCTGGGTCACGAGGACGCCCCCGAACAGGCCCGCCGAGCCATCGACGAGTTCGTTCTCGACTCGCTCGAGATCGAGGACTGAGCGGGAACTCGAGGGCCTGGTATCGGGGAAAACGACGATTCTTCGAGGGAGATCGTTATTCTTCGAGGGAGATCGTTATTCTTCGAGGTGGGGAAGCTCCGCGGCGAGGTACTCGACGAACTTCTCGGGATGCTCGGCGTGGGGCAACAGCGTCGAGTAGTCGATGACGACCAGGTCCAGATCGGCCGCTTCGGCGAGATCGCGCCCGTCGCGCAGGGGCACGAGTTCCGCGTCTCGGCCCCAAACGAGCGTCGTCGGCGTCTCGAGGGCGGCGAGTTCCGTCTGGAGGTCGAACGACGGATCCGGATCGAGCGTCCCCGCCGCGAAGGAGCCGGGCGCGTACCGCGCGCCGGGCTGATGGGCGCTCTGCCAGCCGTAGGACACCTGCTGTTCGTCGATGTTCGCCGAATCGTAGTAGCCGTCGCGGTCGTAGAAGTACCGGATCGACGGCTTGCTCGAGAGGAGGGTAAAAAGCGTCGTGCCGACGACCGGCGTTCGAAACAGCGTCCGGAGCCACGGCCGCTCGGTTCCAGTTTCTGCCGTCGGACAGATGAGCACCAATCGCTCGAAATCGGCGTCGTCGGCCGCGTCGGCCGCGAACGAGCCGGTCAGTGACGACGCGACGACGATAGGTGACTCGGTCACGTCGGCTGCGAACTCGCGGATGAAATCGGCGTACAGCCGGGCCGAATACTCCAGCGGCGGCCGATCGGATCGGCCGAACCCGGGGAGGTCCACGGCGATCACGTGGTAGTTCTCCGCGAGTCGCTCGAAAATCGGCTCGAACTCGTTGGTGCTCCCGGCCGCGTGAATGCCGTGACAGAGGAGCATATCCGGCGCGTTCGGATCGCCCGCGACCGTATAGGAGATATCCATCCCCCGCCACCGGTAGGTGCGTTCGACGCCCGGAAGCGGATTCTCGAGCTCGCCCGCCCGTCGCCTGAGCAGGCGGTTTCCGAGGACGGCTGCGCCAGCGGTTCCCAGCGCTCCGGCGAGTGCTGTTCGAAGCTTCATAGCCAGCAATTCGTCGTCGATGCCCTTCAACTTGCGGCCGTCGATGGGGCCGTCTCTGGCGCAGCGCTCGGCTCGCCATCGTTGAGACAGTTACGACGGCCGCGGAACCGCCTATCGCGACTGGTTCCCCGGCACCCGCTCGGTCTCGAGGCGCTCGAGACAGTCTTCGACCGGCTCGAGGAGTTCGTCGGCGATCACGTACGGATCCGTCTCGCCGGTTCGGACCGCTTCGGCCACCGCCTCGATCCCGCCGGCGCGTCGAAGCTCGTCCTCGAGCAGCGAGTTTACGTCCTCTCTGAGCAGCGTCCTGATCTCTTCGGCGTAGCGCTGGCGCTCGTTTTCCGCCCGCTCGCCGGATTCCTCGAGGTACGTCTGGTGACTCTGAAATTCCGCGAGGAGGTCGTCGATGCCCTCGCCTTTCGTCGCGACGGTTTCGACGATCGGCGGTCGCCAGTTCGTCCCCCCGTCCGACTCGTCGGCGTCCGCCGATTTGTCAGCACCGTGCCCGGCCGCGTCCGTATCGGCTGGCCCGTGGTGGCCGCCGCCCCCGCCGCCGAACCCGCTCCCCTCGCCGAGGTCGATCATCTCTCTGAGTTCTTTGACGGTTCGGTCGGCCCCCGGTCGATCGGCTTTGTTGACGACGAACACGTCCGCGATCTCGAGGATGCCGGCTTTGAGCGTCTGGATCTCGTCGCCGGAGCCGGGCGGGACGAGCACGCCGACGGTGTCCGCCGTGCGGACGATGTCGATCTCGTTTTGGCCCGCGCCGACGGTCTCGATGATGATCTTGTCCTTGCCGAAGGCGTCCATGGCCTTGACCGCGTCCGCGGTCGCCGTCGAGAGACCGCCGAGCGTGCCGCGGGCGCTCATCGAGCGCACGAAGACGTCCATGTCACCGACCGTCGACGCCATCCGGATGCGATCGCCGAGCACCGCGCCGCCGGTAAAGGGTGAGGAGGGATCGATGGCGATGATGCCGACGGTTTCGCCGCGCTCGCGGTAGGTTTCGGCGAGTTTGTCGACCAGCGTCGATTTGCCGGCACCCGGACTCCCCGTGATGCCGATCACGTCCGCTTCGCCGGTATGTGCGTACAGTTTCGAGACGAGATCCCGGTAGCCCGGCGCCCGGTTCTCGATCTTCGAAATCGTCCGCGCGAGCGCGCGATGTTTTCCCGATAGCAGTTCCTCGAGCAGCTGCTCGTCCGGGGTGCTCATCGTTGCGGGGCGTTCTCGCGGACGAAGTCGATCGTCTCCTCGATCGAGGTGCCGGGGCCGAAAATGGCGGCGACGCCCTCCTCCTCGAGTTCCGGGCGATCCTCGTCAGGGATCACGCCGCCGACCAGGACGAGCGTGTCGTCCTTGGCGTCGTACTCCTCGAGACCGTCCATGATCTTCGGGACGAGCGTGTTGTGGGCCCCCGAGAGAATAGAGATACCGAGCACGTCGACGTCCTCTTGCACCGCGGCCTGGACGATTTCGTCCGGAGCCTTGTGCAGTCCGGAGTAGATGACCTCGAATCCGGCGTCGCGGAACGCTCGAGCGATGACGTGTGCCCCGCGGTCGTGTCCGTCGAGCCCGACTTTCGAGACGAGACACCGAATCGACTCCGCTTCCTGTTCGCTGCTCATGACAGTACGTTTTCCGGCCGTCTGTTTGACTTTAACGGTCTTTCCTGAGAATGTGTCAATCTCTAGCGCGCGGGCGACTCCGAGCAGACGAACCCCCTCGTGTCCCGTCGTTGTCCGGCCGCGGTAATCGCTCTCCATAAAACTGGACCGAACCAAAGGCTAAAGAGCGAAACGACCGTATATCCCGCTAATGACTATCATTCGTTTATTGCGGAGGGATCTCTCGTGGGCGTCGAAATAAAAGAAACCAGGGTCACCGACGCCGAGTTCGAGGCGATGAAGCGTTTTGTCTTCGAGTACCTGGCGGCCAGCGTCGAGAAGGAAGACGAGGGCGGCCGAATGCGATGGTACCCCTGGCACTCGGCGGAGTACCGACACAACCACATCCTCAACGTGGTCGCACTCGCTGAAGAGATCGCGGAGAAAGAAGGTGCGGACGTCGACGTCACGCGCGTCGCCGGCCTGTTCCACGACGTGGCCAAACTCGAGACCGATCAGGAACTCCACGCCGAAGCCGGGGCTCGCGTCGCCCGCGAGTACCTCGAGTCCCGCGGGGAGTACCCCGAATCGTTCGTCTCGCAGGTCTGTCGGGCCGTCGAGTACCACTCCTATCAGGGCGACTTAGACGACCTCGCCCTCGAGACCCAGTGTCTCATCGAGGCGGACTTGCTCGATAAGGTCGGCGCGAACGGAATCGCGCTGATGCTCCTGCGCATGGGCTACGAAGCGCGAACCCACATGGATTCGGAGGAGATGGTCGACCGCGTCTTAGAGCGCGGTCTCGAGGCCGCAAGTCGCGTCGAAAGCGACGCGGCCGAGAGCATCGCCCATCAGCGGCTCAAACGCGTCCGCTGGTTCAGCGACTGGCTCGAGGACGAAATCGCGGCGATCGGCGGTTAGCACGGACGACCGGTCCTCGAGCCGCGTTTCTCGATCTGTCCCTGCGAGAGACGAGCATCAGCGTCGGTTCGATCCAACTTCGCGTCGCCGCTCATTTTGCCGATTTTCGATCGTGTTGCCGGCCTCGTCGTACCGTCCGTCGCCGACGGTTTTGAGCCGTAGTATGGCGTTTTCGACGTGATCTGGGCCTCGAGGGCGTCGGATTCCCAGCGAATAGGAATCCGCCGCTCCCTCTTAATCCTCGCTCCGAATGTGCTAGACGAACACAAGCTCCGGCGCGACGGCCGGTGCCTGCCATATCATGAACGAGATACGCACCAGGACGCCCCCGCAGGTCGAGACGACCGAATCCGCGGACCGAACGAAACCCGCGGATTCGAGGACCGAATGCCCGGAGTGCAGTGGCGATCTCGCCCGCGACGCCGATCACGGCGAAACGGCCTGTCGCGAGTGCGGACTCGTCGTCGACGAGGAAACGCTCGACCGCGGCCCGGAGTGGCGCGCGTTCAGCAGCGAGGAGCGCGAATCCCGCAGCCGCGTCGGCGCGCCGATGAGCGAACTCAGACACGACAACGGACTCAGCACGCGGATCGACTGGCGAAACCGGGACGGCTACGGGAAGGAACTCTCCGCGAGAAAGCGAAAGTTGTTCCAGCGACTGCGAACCTGGGACGAACGATTCGTCACCAAGGACGCTCAGGAGCGAAATCTCAAGCAAGCCTTCGGCGAAATCGACCGGATGGCCTCGGCGCTCGGCCTCCCGAAACCGTGTCGGGAAACGGCGGGCGTCATCTACCGACAGGCCGTCGAGCACGAACTGCTCCCCGGCCGATCGATCGAGGGCATGGCGACGGCCAGTTTGTACGCCGGTGCGCGCCAACAGGGAACCCCGCGGACGTTAGTCGAGTTCGAGACGGTGAGCCGCGTCGAAAAGCTTCGGATCCAGCGGGCCTACCGGTATCTCTCCCAGGAGCTCGATCTTCGACTCGAGCCCGCGGATCCGCTCCAGTACGTCCCGCAGTTTTCCTCGGCACTCGAGTTGAGCGACGAGGCCGAACAGCGCTCGCGGGAACTCCTCGAGGCGGCGAAAGCTGACGCCCTCCACAGCGGCCGAAGCCCGGCGAGCATCGCCGCTGCGGCGCTGTACGCGGCCGGTCGGCTGACGAACGAGGATATCACCCAGGAGGCCGTCAGCGACGCCGCTCACGTGAGTTGCGTGACTATTCGGAAACGCTACACGGAGATACTCGATGTCTACGAAAAACACCAGAACGGCCGATGAGACCGATCTCGGGGAGCACCGAATGACGACTGAACGACGAATCCTCCGACACCTTGCGGAGCGGGGTCCGCTCGACGTCGTCGACCTCGCGACCGCGCTCGAGGATCACCCGATGACGGTCGAACTCGCCTGCGAGCGCCTCCATGAGAAAGAACGCGTTCGACTGATCGGTACCGGACGATACCGACTCGTCGAACGCGAAACAGTCGGCGAATACGAAACCGTCGCCGACAACGAGGAGACTGCGGACGCGAGCACTACCGACGAAAACGCTGCCGATGAGAGCGCCAGCAATATGGGACGTGCTGTTGATGCGAACGCCGGCGACCGCGAAGAGACTCTCTCGAGCGAGTAAGCGTCCGAGCGGTGGCGTTATGGGGCATCGATCCCGACTACGCGTATGCGAGTTGCAATTCTCGGCTGCGGGTACGTCGGCTGCGAGCTGGGCGGACAGCTCGCCGAGCGCGACCACGAGGTGATCGGCGTTCGCCGCTCGGAAGCGGGTCTCGAGACGATCGAATCCCTCGGCTTCGAAGCCGTTCGAGCGGATATCACCGACGAAGACGATCTCGAGTCGATCCCGTCGGTCGACGCGATCGTCTTCGCCGCGAGCAGCGGTGGACGGGGTGCGACGGCCGCCAGACGAGTGTACGTCGACGGACTCGAGACGGCCATCGAGGCGTTCGGCTCGCGAGAGGATCCGCCGGATCGGCTGGTCTATACCTCCTCGACGGGCGTACACGGCGATCACGACGGCGACTGGGTCGACGAGGAGACGCCGATTGACCCGACCACCGAGAAGACGGCGGTCCTCGCCGAGGCGGAACGCGTCGCCCTCGAGGAGCCGCCAGAGTACGGGTTCGAAGGCACCGTCGCCCGGTACGCGGGCCTGTACGGGCCGGACCGGTACCGACTGGAGCGCTACCTTGAGGG contains the following coding sequences:
- a CDS encoding TetR/AcrR family transcriptional regulator, which codes for MSESDGKVSAKDTEAVIMEATFRALSKHGYSDLRMRDIGEEMELTRQVIHYHYDGKYDLLSSFLEYVIDQYEGSVEVEADADLRTELDARIDQCLFGPEFGEFTHWDRMKVYHELYAQAQNDDQHREIFNEHYERLRGSVVEVIEEGIEQGVFRDVDARQMGQLITDVIHAARGRRISLGHEDAPEQARRAIDEFVLDSLEIED
- a CDS encoding alpha/beta fold hydrolase; the encoded protein is MKLRTALAGALGTAGAAVLGNRLLRRRAGELENPLPGVERTYRWRGMDISYTVAGDPNAPDMLLCHGIHAAGSTNEFEPIFERLAENYHVIAVDLPGFGRSDRPPLEYSARLYADFIREFAADVTESPIVVASSLTGSFAADAADDADFERLVLICPTAETGTERPWLRTLFRTPVVGTTLFTLLSSKPSIRYFYDRDGYYDSANIDEQQVSYGWQSAHQPGARYAPGSFAAGTLDPDPSFDLQTELAALETPTTLVWGRDAELVPLRDGRDLAEAADLDLVVIDYSTLLPHAEHPEKFVEYLAAELPHLEE
- the meaB gene encoding methylmalonyl Co-A mutase-associated GTPase MeaB, coding for MSTPDEQLLEELLSGKHRALARTISKIENRAPGYRDLVSKLYAHTGEADVIGITGSPGAGKSTLVDKLAETYRERGETVGIIAIDPSSPFTGGAVLGDRIRMASTVGDMDVFVRSMSARGTLGGLSTATADAVKAMDAFGKDKIIIETVGAGQNEIDIVRTADTVGVLVPPGSGDEIQTLKAGILEIADVFVVNKADRPGADRTVKELREMIDLGEGSGFGGGGGGHHGPADTDAAGHGADKSADADESDGGTNWRPPIVETVATKGEGIDDLLAEFQSHQTYLEESGERAENERQRYAEEIRTLLREDVNSLLEDELRRAGGIEAVAEAVRTGETDPYVIADELLEPVEDCLERLETERVPGNQSR
- a CDS encoding cobalamin B12-binding domain-containing protein, with translation MSSEQEAESIRCLVSKVGLDGHDRGAHVIARAFRDAGFEVIYSGLHKAPDEIVQAAVQEDVDVLGISILSGAHNTLVPKIMDGLEEYDAKDDTLVLVGGVIPDEDRPELEEEGVAAIFGPGTSIEETIDFVRENAPQR
- a CDS encoding HD domain-containing protein, with translation MGVEIKETRVTDAEFEAMKRFVFEYLAASVEKEDEGGRMRWYPWHSAEYRHNHILNVVALAEEIAEKEGADVDVTRVAGLFHDVAKLETDQELHAEAGARVAREYLESRGEYPESFVSQVCRAVEYHSYQGDLDDLALETQCLIEADLLDKVGANGIALMLLRMGYEARTHMDSEEMVDRVLERGLEAASRVESDAAESIAHQRLKRVRWFSDWLEDEIAAIGG
- a CDS encoding transcription initiation factor IIB, translating into MNEIRTRTPPQVETTESADRTKPADSRTECPECSGDLARDADHGETACRECGLVVDEETLDRGPEWRAFSSEERESRSRVGAPMSELRHDNGLSTRIDWRNRDGYGKELSARKRKLFQRLRTWDERFVTKDAQERNLKQAFGEIDRMASALGLPKPCRETAGVIYRQAVEHELLPGRSIEGMATASLYAGARQQGTPRTLVEFETVSRVEKLRIQRAYRYLSQELDLRLEPADPLQYVPQFSSALELSDEAEQRSRELLEAAKADALHSGRSPASIAAAALYAAGRLTNEDITQEAVSDAAHVSCVTIRKRYTEILDVYEKHQNGR
- a CDS encoding SDR family oxidoreductase, which gives rise to MRVAILGCGYVGCELGGQLAERDHEVIGVRRSEAGLETIESLGFEAVRADITDEDDLESIPSVDAIVFAASSGGRGATAARRVYVDGLETAIEAFGSREDPPDRLVYTSSTGVHGDHDGDWVDEETPIDPTTEKTAVLAEAERVALEEPPEYGFEGTVARYAGLYGPDRYRLERYLEGPVTAGYLNMVHRDDAAGAVRYLLEEDLSRGEVVQVVDDEPAEKWAFADWLAEAAGVADPPKRTKAERLEGEALSPAAKRRIRTSKRCSNEKLRNLGYEFVYPTFRSGYRDAIDAYTSE